A genomic window from Populus alba chromosome 19, ASM523922v2, whole genome shotgun sequence includes:
- the LOC118027773 gene encoding uncharacterized protein isoform X2, which translates to MPLKRSREQGTPSMYKSKLQEVCQQRGWEMPTYQVAKQGLDHNPLFSATVTVNATTFSSPSPSSSSKKAQSDAAKLAFNHFSLISSSSFSLAGYSGGSAGENTRQSHENPTPLSNEAMAVAKNDESFGVSAGCLSGSAGENTRLSPGGKLQLNLQDANPAPLSNEAVAVAKNDESFGVSAGSSSGSAGENTRLSPRGKLQLNVLDAKPAPLSNEAVAVAKNDESFGVSAGSLSGSAGENTRLSPRGKLQLNLQDANPAPLSNEAVAVAKNDESFGVSAGSSSGSAGGNTRLSPRGKLQLNLQVANPTPLSNEAMTVAKNDESFGVSAGFSSGSAGGNTHLSPRGKLQLNLQVENPTPLSNEAVAVAKNDESFGGCSSGSLSPGGKLQLNLQDANPTPLSNEAVENAKNDEIFGGMQHLFKNLLQTYAQKRNFSQPMYSREHVGPPHASRFKCKVTVNGQTYESQEYFPTLNKAELAAAKAALMSLLPNGVEEDEFGYKSLLQELAQREGCGLPTYLTDKSGEAHAPTFVSKVEIEGEIFTGQGAKTKKQAEMSAAKIAFTALKQRYSSQSPGFLSTSSQFEEAPQSSPLSPAGQSQEAVQSETPQFSVSNLRAGLTAYLQQNIQPKLPVPNEQAEEDRAFELVAANFVVSNQNPSIASPGQDSSSAMASITPSPAAAISSPPKHDLTSSSLPSDPPTNLATSSSIEFMVRGIRVLIHPSGTKMTYPAGSTVLPISDDKWAAVELPPQRSR; encoded by the exons ATGCCACTGAAAAGAAGCAGGGAGCAAGGGACGCCGTCAATGTACAAATCAAAGCTTCAAGAAGTGTGCCAGCAGAGAGGATGGGAGATGCCTACCTATCAAGTCGCTAAACAAGGACTAGATCACAACCCTCTCTTTTCAGCCACTGTCACCGTCAACGCCACCACCTTTTCCTCTCCGTCTCCCTCTTCTTCCTCTAAGAAAGCTCAAAGCGACGCCGCCAAACTCGCCTTTAACCACTTCTCCctcatctcctcctcctccttctccctTGCTG GCTATTCGGGTGGAAGCGCTGGGGAGAATACTCGTCAATCTCATGAAAATCCAACTCCCCTGTCAAATGAAGCCATGGCAGTTGCCAAAAATGATGAGAGTTTTGGAG TTTCTGCAGGCTGTTTGAGTGGAAGCGCTGGGGAGAATACTCGTCTCTCTCCCGGAGGGAAATTGCAATTAAACCTCCAAGATGCAAATCCAGCTCCCCTGTCAAATGAAGCCGTGGCAGTTGCCAAAAATGATGAGAGTTTTGGAG TTTCTGCAGGCTCTTCGAGTGGAAGTGCTGGGGAGAATACTCGTCTCTCTCCCAGAGGGAAATTGCAATTAAACGTACTAGATGCAAAGCCAGCTCCCCTGTCAAATGAAGCCGTGGCAGTTGCCAAAAATGATGAGAGTTTTGGAG TTTCTGCAGGCTCTTTGAGTGGAAGTGCTGGGGAGAATACTCGTCTCTCTCCCAGAGGGAAATTGCAATTAAACCTACAAGATGCAAATCCAGCTCCCCTGTCAAATGAAGCCGTTGCAGTTGCCAAAAATGATGAGAGTTTTGGAG TTTCTGCAGGTTCTTCGAGTGGAAGCGCTGGGGGGAATACTCGTCTATCTCCTAGAGGGAAATTGCAATTAAACCTACAAGTTGCAAATCCAACTCCCCTGTCAAACGAAGCCATGACAGTTGCCAAAAATGATGAGAGTTTTGGAG TTTCTGCAGGTTTTTCGAGTGGAAGCGCAGGGGGGAATACTCATCTATCTCCTAGAGGGAAATTGCAATTAAACCTACAAGTTGAAAATCCAACTCCCCTGTCAAATGAAGCCGTGGCAGTTGCCAAAAATGATGAGAGTTTTGGAG GCTGTTCCAGTGGAAGTCTATCTCCTGGAGGGAAATTGCAATTAAACCTACAAGATGCAAATCCAACTCCCCTGTCAAATGAAGCCGTGGAAAATGCCAAAAATGATGAGATCTTTGGAG GTATGCAGCACTTGTTTAAAAACCTGCTGCAAACCTATGCTCAAAAGAGAAATTTCAGTCAACCTATGTATTCTCGTGAGCATGTGGGTCCTCCTCATGCTAGTCGCTTTAAGTGCAAGGTCACAGTAAACGGACAAACCTACGAGAGTCAAGAATATTTTCCCACATTGAATAAAGCTGAACTTGCAGCTGCAAAAGCTGCATTGATGTCATTATTGCCGAATGGAGTTGAAGAG gatGAATTTGGCTATAAGAGTCTTTTACAAGAACTGGCTCAGAGAGAAGGTTGTGGTTTGCCAACTTATTTGACAGACAAATCTGGTGAAGCTCATGCGCCTACTTTTGTTTCAAAAGTGGAGATAGAAGGAGAGATTTTTACAGGACAAGGAGCAAAAACTAAGAAGCAAGCAGAGATGAGTGCAGCAAAGATTGCATTCACAGCTCTAAAACAGC GTTACTCAAGTCAGAGCCCTGGATTTCTCTCTACTTCTTCCCAATTTGAAGAAGCTCCTCAGAGCTCACCTCTCTCCCCTGCTGGCCAATCCCAAGAAGCTGTTCAGAGCGAAACTCCTCAGTTCTCAGTTTCTAACCTACGTGCAGGTCTCACTGCTTATCTTCAACAAAACATCCAACCTAAATTGCCCGTGCCCAATGAACAAGCTGAAGAGGACAGAG CTTTTGAATTGGTGGCAGCAAACTTTGTAGTTAGCAATCAGAATCCCTCCATTGCATCTCCAGGGCAAGATAGTAGTTCAGCTATGGCAAGCATCACACCTTCACCTGCCGCAGCCATCTCTTCCCCGCCTAAACATGACCTGACTTCATCTTCTTTGCCTTCTGATCCCCCCACTAATTTAGCCACAAGCTCGAGTATCGAGTTTATGGTCCGAGGGATTAGGGTTCTGATTCATCCAAGTGGGACCAAAATGACATATCCTGCAGGCAGCACCGTGTTGCCCATCAGCGATGACAAATGGGCTGCAGTGGAGTTGCCGCCTCAACGGAGTCGGTAA
- the LOC118027773 gene encoding uncharacterized protein isoform X6: protein MPLKRSREQGTPSMYKSKLQEVCQQRGWEMPTYQVAKQGLDHNPLFSATVTVNATTFSSPSPSSSSKKAQSDAAKLAFNHFSLISSSSFSLAVSAGYSGGSAGENTRQSHENPTPLSNEAMAVAKNDESFGGSLSGSAGENTRLSPRGKLQLNLQDANPAPLSNEAVAVAKNDESFGVSAGSSSGSAGGNTRLSPRGKLQLNLQVANPTPLSNEAMTVAKNDESFGVSAGFSSGSAGGNTHLSPRGKLQLNLQVENPTPLSNEAVAVAKNDESFGGCSSGSLSPGGKLQLNLQDANPTPLSNEAVENAKNDEIFGGMQHLFKNLLQTYAQKRNFSQPMYSREHVGPPHASRFKCKVTVNGQTYESQEYFPTLNKAELAAAKAALMSLLPNGVEEDEFGYKSLLQELAQREGCGLPTYLTDKSGEAHAPTFVSKVEIEGEIFTGQGAKTKKQAEMSAAKIAFTALKQRYSSQSPGFLSTSSQFEEAPQSSPLSPAGQSQEAVQSETPQFSVSNLRAGLTAYLQQNIQPKLPVPNEQAEEDRAFELVAANFVVSNQNPSIASPGQDSSSAMASITPSPAAAISSPPKHDLTSSSLPSDPPTNLATSSSIEFMVRGIRVLIHPSGTKMTYPAGSTVLPISDDKWAAVELPPQRSR, encoded by the exons ATGCCACTGAAAAGAAGCAGGGAGCAAGGGACGCCGTCAATGTACAAATCAAAGCTTCAAGAAGTGTGCCAGCAGAGAGGATGGGAGATGCCTACCTATCAAGTCGCTAAACAAGGACTAGATCACAACCCTCTCTTTTCAGCCACTGTCACCGTCAACGCCACCACCTTTTCCTCTCCGTCTCCCTCTTCTTCCTCTAAGAAAGCTCAAAGCGACGCCGCCAAACTCGCCTTTAACCACTTCTCCctcatctcctcctcctccttctccctTGCTG TTTCTGCAGGCTATTCGGGTGGAAGCGCTGGGGAGAATACTCGTCAATCTCATGAAAATCCAACTCCCCTGTCAAATGAAGCCATGGCAGTTGCCAAAAATGATGAGAGTTTTGGAG GCTCTTTGAGTGGAAGTGCTGGGGAGAATACTCGTCTCTCTCCCAGAGGGAAATTGCAATTAAACCTACAAGATGCAAATCCAGCTCCCCTGTCAAATGAAGCCGTTGCAGTTGCCAAAAATGATGAGAGTTTTGGAG TTTCTGCAGGTTCTTCGAGTGGAAGCGCTGGGGGGAATACTCGTCTATCTCCTAGAGGGAAATTGCAATTAAACCTACAAGTTGCAAATCCAACTCCCCTGTCAAACGAAGCCATGACAGTTGCCAAAAATGATGAGAGTTTTGGAG TTTCTGCAGGTTTTTCGAGTGGAAGCGCAGGGGGGAATACTCATCTATCTCCTAGAGGGAAATTGCAATTAAACCTACAAGTTGAAAATCCAACTCCCCTGTCAAATGAAGCCGTGGCAGTTGCCAAAAATGATGAGAGTTTTGGAG GCTGTTCCAGTGGAAGTCTATCTCCTGGAGGGAAATTGCAATTAAACCTACAAGATGCAAATCCAACTCCCCTGTCAAATGAAGCCGTGGAAAATGCCAAAAATGATGAGATCTTTGGAG GTATGCAGCACTTGTTTAAAAACCTGCTGCAAACCTATGCTCAAAAGAGAAATTTCAGTCAACCTATGTATTCTCGTGAGCATGTGGGTCCTCCTCATGCTAGTCGCTTTAAGTGCAAGGTCACAGTAAACGGACAAACCTACGAGAGTCAAGAATATTTTCCCACATTGAATAAAGCTGAACTTGCAGCTGCAAAAGCTGCATTGATGTCATTATTGCCGAATGGAGTTGAAGAG gatGAATTTGGCTATAAGAGTCTTTTACAAGAACTGGCTCAGAGAGAAGGTTGTGGTTTGCCAACTTATTTGACAGACAAATCTGGTGAAGCTCATGCGCCTACTTTTGTTTCAAAAGTGGAGATAGAAGGAGAGATTTTTACAGGACAAGGAGCAAAAACTAAGAAGCAAGCAGAGATGAGTGCAGCAAAGATTGCATTCACAGCTCTAAAACAGC GTTACTCAAGTCAGAGCCCTGGATTTCTCTCTACTTCTTCCCAATTTGAAGAAGCTCCTCAGAGCTCACCTCTCTCCCCTGCTGGCCAATCCCAAGAAGCTGTTCAGAGCGAAACTCCTCAGTTCTCAGTTTCTAACCTACGTGCAGGTCTCACTGCTTATCTTCAACAAAACATCCAACCTAAATTGCCCGTGCCCAATGAACAAGCTGAAGAGGACAGAG CTTTTGAATTGGTGGCAGCAAACTTTGTAGTTAGCAATCAGAATCCCTCCATTGCATCTCCAGGGCAAGATAGTAGTTCAGCTATGGCAAGCATCACACCTTCACCTGCCGCAGCCATCTCTTCCCCGCCTAAACATGACCTGACTTCATCTTCTTTGCCTTCTGATCCCCCCACTAATTTAGCCACAAGCTCGAGTATCGAGTTTATGGTCCGAGGGATTAGGGTTCTGATTCATCCAAGTGGGACCAAAATGACATATCCTGCAGGCAGCACCGTGTTGCCCATCAGCGATGACAAATGGGCTGCAGTGGAGTTGCCGCCTCAACGGAGTCGGTAA
- the LOC118027773 gene encoding uncharacterized protein isoform X8: MPLKRSREQGTPSMYKSKLQEVCQQRGWEMPTYQVAKQGLDHNPLFSATVTVNATTFSSPSPSSSSKKAQSDAAKLAFNHFSLISSSSFSLAGCLSGSAGENTRLSPGGKLQLNLQDANPAPLSNEAVAVAKNDESFGGSSSGSAGENTRLSPRGKLQLNVLDAKPAPLSNEAVAVAKNDESFGGSLSGSAGENTRLSPRGKLQLNLQDANPAPLSNEAVAVAKNDESFGGSSSGSAGGNTRLSPRGKLQLNLQVANPTPLSNEAMTVAKNDESFGVSAGFSSGSAGGNTHLSPRGKLQLNLQVENPTPLSNEAVAVAKNDESFGGCSSGSLSPGGKLQLNLQDANPTPLSNEAVENAKNDEIFGGMQHLFKNLLQTYAQKRNFSQPMYSREHVGPPHASRFKCKVTVNGQTYESQEYFPTLNKAELAAAKAALMSLLPNGVEEDEFGYKSLLQELAQREGCGLPTYLTDKSGEAHAPTFVSKVEIEGEIFTGQGAKTKKQAEMSAAKIAFTALKQRYSSQSPGFLSTSSQFEEAPQSSPLSPAGQSQEAVQSETPQFSVSNLRAGLTAYLQQNIQPKLPVPNEQAEEDRANFVVSNQNPSIASPGQDSSSAMASITPSPAAAISSPPKHDLTSSSLPSDPPTNLATSSSIEFMVRGIRVLIHPSGTKMTYPAGSTVLPISDDKWAAVELPPQRSR; the protein is encoded by the exons ATGCCACTGAAAAGAAGCAGGGAGCAAGGGACGCCGTCAATGTACAAATCAAAGCTTCAAGAAGTGTGCCAGCAGAGAGGATGGGAGATGCCTACCTATCAAGTCGCTAAACAAGGACTAGATCACAACCCTCTCTTTTCAGCCACTGTCACCGTCAACGCCACCACCTTTTCCTCTCCGTCTCCCTCTTCTTCCTCTAAGAAAGCTCAAAGCGACGCCGCCAAACTCGCCTTTAACCACTTCTCCctcatctcctcctcctccttctccctTGCTG GCTGTTTGAGTGGAAGCGCTGGGGAGAATACTCGTCTCTCTCCCGGAGGGAAATTGCAATTAAACCTCCAAGATGCAAATCCAGCTCCCCTGTCAAATGAAGCCGTGGCAGTTGCCAAAAATGATGAGAGTTTTGGAG GCTCTTCGAGTGGAAGTGCTGGGGAGAATACTCGTCTCTCTCCCAGAGGGAAATTGCAATTAAACGTACTAGATGCAAAGCCAGCTCCCCTGTCAAATGAAGCCGTGGCAGTTGCCAAAAATGATGAGAGTTTTGGAG GCTCTTTGAGTGGAAGTGCTGGGGAGAATACTCGTCTCTCTCCCAGAGGGAAATTGCAATTAAACCTACAAGATGCAAATCCAGCTCCCCTGTCAAATGAAGCCGTTGCAGTTGCCAAAAATGATGAGAGTTTTGGAG GTTCTTCGAGTGGAAGCGCTGGGGGGAATACTCGTCTATCTCCTAGAGGGAAATTGCAATTAAACCTACAAGTTGCAAATCCAACTCCCCTGTCAAACGAAGCCATGACAGTTGCCAAAAATGATGAGAGTTTTGGAG TTTCTGCAGGTTTTTCGAGTGGAAGCGCAGGGGGGAATACTCATCTATCTCCTAGAGGGAAATTGCAATTAAACCTACAAGTTGAAAATCCAACTCCCCTGTCAAATGAAGCCGTGGCAGTTGCCAAAAATGATGAGAGTTTTGGAG GCTGTTCCAGTGGAAGTCTATCTCCTGGAGGGAAATTGCAATTAAACCTACAAGATGCAAATCCAACTCCCCTGTCAAATGAAGCCGTGGAAAATGCCAAAAATGATGAGATCTTTGGAG GTATGCAGCACTTGTTTAAAAACCTGCTGCAAACCTATGCTCAAAAGAGAAATTTCAGTCAACCTATGTATTCTCGTGAGCATGTGGGTCCTCCTCATGCTAGTCGCTTTAAGTGCAAGGTCACAGTAAACGGACAAACCTACGAGAGTCAAGAATATTTTCCCACATTGAATAAAGCTGAACTTGCAGCTGCAAAAGCTGCATTGATGTCATTATTGCCGAATGGAGTTGAAGAG gatGAATTTGGCTATAAGAGTCTTTTACAAGAACTGGCTCAGAGAGAAGGTTGTGGTTTGCCAACTTATTTGACAGACAAATCTGGTGAAGCTCATGCGCCTACTTTTGTTTCAAAAGTGGAGATAGAAGGAGAGATTTTTACAGGACAAGGAGCAAAAACTAAGAAGCAAGCAGAGATGAGTGCAGCAAAGATTGCATTCACAGCTCTAAAACAGC GTTACTCAAGTCAGAGCCCTGGATTTCTCTCTACTTCTTCCCAATTTGAAGAAGCTCCTCAGAGCTCACCTCTCTCCCCTGCTGGCCAATCCCAAGAAGCTGTTCAGAGCGAAACTCCTCAGTTCTCAGTTTCTAACCTACGTGCAGGTCTCACTGCTTATCTTCAACAAAACATCCAACCTAAATTGCCCGTGCCCAATGAACAAGCTGAAGAGGACAGAG CAAACTTTGTAGTTAGCAATCAGAATCCCTCCATTGCATCTCCAGGGCAAGATAGTAGTTCAGCTATGGCAAGCATCACACCTTCACCTGCCGCAGCCATCTCTTCCCCGCCTAAACATGACCTGACTTCATCTTCTTTGCCTTCTGATCCCCCCACTAATTTAGCCACAAGCTCGAGTATCGAGTTTATGGTCCGAGGGATTAGGGTTCTGATTCATCCAAGTGGGACCAAAATGACATATCCTGCAGGCAGCACCGTGTTGCCCATCAGCGATGACAAATGGGCTGCAGTGGAGTTGCCGCCTCAACGGAGTCGGTAA